The following coding sequences are from one Kallotenue papyrolyticum window:
- a CDS encoding DUF2079 domain-containing protein, whose translation MTQVLSARSRREALRARSLLLSRPALALSGMILTYIVVLSAGLAYKWKMWGHGFDHVVLEQAIWNTLQGRPFQMSRYNFTDSIMGMDWQPGMAFAVPFYALWPSAYMLDLLQSSLLALGAVPVYLIARDHFGGSRRAGLAWAATYLLYPSLQFVNMTPPWQPRTLAVPCLLWAFRCYEQRRLWPFLALLAVAITTRTDVSLVVTAFGVLALVQRRAWRWWAPTLALGLGWFALSTAVLTPAFYHPGYHPDTLGQVSFDPNQEQQAEAWPGTSPQVGYYAHLGKDPLDIVKNILTHPVETVRLMFTPAKLWYLFLMFGTLLFLPLLAPEILILCAPIFLLNLLSTRVYQYTITEQYQALIVPGIVLAAIVGAARLWRWIGRRRAGRWLPIPTALLLAQVALVAALHVPLKNPVVSAFRNHESLARVRVMERMAALIPPEASVAATSFLGPRLMPRQYLYYLPDGLMHPEMERADYVFVDARAAVLRERPDVLERLRSDPRWELIAAEDDLLLYRQRR comes from the coding sequence ATGACACAGGTCTTGTCTGCCCGCTCGCGACGCGAGGCGCTGCGTGCCCGCAGCCTGCTGCTGAGTCGGCCTGCTCTCGCGCTGAGCGGCATGATCCTGACGTACATCGTGGTACTCAGCGCCGGGCTGGCCTACAAATGGAAGATGTGGGGCCATGGCTTCGACCATGTCGTGCTGGAGCAGGCGATCTGGAATACGCTGCAAGGCCGGCCCTTTCAGATGTCGCGCTACAATTTCACCGACTCGATCATGGGCATGGACTGGCAGCCGGGCATGGCCTTTGCCGTGCCGTTCTACGCGCTCTGGCCCTCGGCCTACATGCTCGATCTGCTGCAGTCGAGCCTGCTAGCGCTGGGCGCGGTGCCGGTGTATCTGATTGCTCGCGACCATTTCGGCGGCAGCCGGCGCGCCGGTCTGGCCTGGGCGGCCACCTATCTGTTGTATCCGTCGTTGCAGTTTGTGAACATGACGCCGCCCTGGCAGCCACGCACGCTGGCGGTGCCCTGCCTGCTGTGGGCCTTTCGCTGCTACGAGCAGCGGCGGCTGTGGCCGTTTCTGGCGCTGCTGGCGGTGGCGATCACCACGCGCACCGATGTCTCGCTGGTGGTGACCGCTTTCGGCGTGCTGGCGTTGGTGCAGCGGCGCGCCTGGCGCTGGTGGGCGCCGACGCTGGCGCTGGGCCTGGGCTGGTTTGCGCTGTCCACGGCAGTGCTGACGCCGGCCTTCTACCATCCGGGCTACCATCCCGACACCTTGGGACAGGTCTCCTTTGATCCCAACCAGGAGCAACAAGCCGAAGCCTGGCCGGGCACCAGCCCGCAGGTGGGCTACTATGCCCATCTGGGCAAGGATCCGCTGGATATCGTCAAAAATATCCTGACGCATCCAGTGGAAACCGTACGGCTGATGTTCACGCCGGCCAAGCTCTGGTACCTGTTTCTGATGTTCGGCACGCTGCTGTTTCTGCCGCTGCTCGCGCCCGAGATCCTGATCCTGTGCGCGCCGATCTTTCTGCTCAATCTGTTATCGACGCGCGTCTATCAGTACACGATCACCGAGCAGTACCAGGCGCTGATCGTGCCCGGCATCGTGCTGGCGGCGATCGTAGGCGCTGCGCGGCTCTGGCGCTGGATCGGCCGGCGCCGCGCCGGTCGCTGGCTGCCGATCCCGACCGCGCTGCTACTGGCGCAGGTGGCGCTGGTAGCGGCGTTGCATGTGCCGCTCAAAAATCCGGTGGTGAGCGCCTTCCGCAACCATGAGTCGCTCGCGCGCGTGCGCGTGATGGAACGCATGGCGGCGCTGATCCCGCCGGAAGCCAGCGTCGCGGCGACCTCGTTTCTGGGACCGCGCCTCATGCCACGTCAGTATCTCTACTACCTGCCGGATGGTCTGATGCATCCCGAGATGGAGCGCGCCGACTATGTGTTTGTCGATGCGCGCGCCGCGGTGCTGCGCGAGCGGCCTGATGTGCTTGAGCGGCTGCGCAGCGATCCGCGCTGGGAATTGATCGCCGCCGAGGACGATCTGTTGTTGTACAGGCAGCGCCGCTGA
- a CDS encoding glycosyltransferase family 39 protein produces the protein MSSIGLQARTQAEPGAWPRLRAAACAYHLWLIGALLLAMVLRVVFWAMQSRSGAVLPGDSQEYVQGALSLLLRGEFITGEKWLRPPLYPLFLAVCFALFGLDVTRALLAQALVTALCVLPFAALGRRLSGRPAVGVASALIAALYLPFAAYSSVLLAETLFILFQTTFFALALRAIDEVHPRRRQWTAVLAGVLLGCAMLTRAVGLYFLPFVVLALVIDSRLRRQGGAPRRALRAELRLGLIVAGAAVLTIAPWTLHNYLAHQRFIPVDTNGGISFWYGTLRGPEELAQGEALLAQIPNLADKQRAALGWALRNIAGDPAYYLLERVRYKVVSLWQLMSRNYAAVGMVSFDPHGHSLGITPGELPLPLSLLADLQYILLVLGAIWGACCAPRRGWSALLWLWVLFGTLLSAITIGHPRLRLPLLISLVPYAAWAVVLLPTAAARLRRQRRRALLALALSLVFGALIYSHHYVRWAAAHLIVWRGDARDPATWLRAAQANPGNPLWLIGAADQAAARDDWATAAQFYAQASALEPSNLYAHARLLQAALLRGDLAAALAEHDALRALGRDTNDLLRWAWARLDLPPPAVLQPAAPAAIGHIRGFTPTMAGDHERWSMQRAELRLQASGACHHLVLVLHGYRADQPVHIEVAGQRADLRLTTTPQTYTLPLEGSACQPGQPLIVTLRTPTQVVDVLHRPWPVGVAVVEARIQ, from the coding sequence ATGAGTTCGATCGGTCTCCAGGCGCGCACACAGGCAGAACCAGGCGCGTGGCCACGCCTGCGCGCCGCGGCGTGCGCCTATCACCTCTGGCTGATAGGTGCGCTGCTGCTGGCCATGGTGCTGCGGGTGGTGTTCTGGGCGATGCAGAGCCGCAGCGGCGCGGTGTTGCCCGGCGACTCGCAGGAGTATGTGCAGGGCGCGCTGAGTCTGCTGCTGCGCGGCGAGTTCATCACCGGCGAGAAGTGGCTGCGTCCGCCGCTCTATCCGCTGTTTCTGGCCGTCTGCTTCGCGCTCTTCGGTCTCGATGTGACGCGCGCGCTGCTGGCGCAGGCGCTGGTAACGGCCCTGTGCGTCCTGCCGTTTGCCGCGCTGGGACGGCGGCTGTCGGGTCGTCCGGCGGTGGGTGTGGCGAGCGCGCTGATCGCTGCGCTCTACCTACCCTTCGCGGCCTACAGCAGCGTGCTGCTGGCCGAGACGCTCTTTATTCTCTTTCAAACGACCTTTTTCGCGCTGGCGCTGCGCGCGATCGACGAAGTGCATCCGCGCCGGCGGCAGTGGACGGCGGTGCTGGCCGGGGTGCTGCTCGGCTGCGCGATGCTGACGCGGGCGGTTGGGCTGTACTTTCTGCCCTTTGTGGTGCTGGCCCTGGTGATCGACAGTCGGCTGCGGCGGCAGGGCGGAGCGCCCCGGCGCGCGCTACGCGCGGAGCTGCGGCTGGGGCTGATCGTCGCGGGCGCGGCGGTACTGACGATCGCTCCCTGGACGCTCCACAACTACCTGGCACATCAGCGCTTTATTCCGGTTGATACCAACGGCGGCATCTCCTTCTGGTATGGAACGCTGCGCGGTCCGGAAGAGCTGGCGCAGGGCGAGGCGCTCCTGGCGCAGATCCCCAATCTGGCCGATAAACAGCGCGCCGCGCTGGGCTGGGCGCTGCGCAACATCGCCGGTGATCCGGCCTATTATCTGCTCGAGCGCGTGCGCTACAAGGTTGTCAGCCTGTGGCAGTTGATGAGTCGCAACTACGCCGCGGTGGGTATGGTCAGCTTCGATCCGCATGGCCATAGCCTGGGCATCACGCCGGGCGAGTTGCCGCTTCCGCTCTCGCTGCTGGCCGACCTGCAATACATCCTGCTGGTGCTGGGCGCGATCTGGGGCGCCTGCTGCGCGCCGCGGCGTGGATGGTCGGCGCTGTTGTGGCTGTGGGTGCTCTTCGGCACACTGCTCAGCGCGATCACCATCGGCCATCCGCGTCTCAGGCTGCCGCTGTTGATCAGCCTGGTGCCCTACGCGGCCTGGGCCGTGGTGCTGCTGCCAACCGCTGCCGCCCGGCTGCGTCGTCAGCGCCGCCGCGCGTTGCTGGCGCTGGCGCTCAGTCTTGTCTTTGGCGCGCTGATCTACTCGCACCATTATGTGCGCTGGGCGGCGGCCCACCTGATCGTCTGGCGTGGCGATGCGCGCGATCCGGCTACCTGGCTACGGGCGGCGCAGGCCAATCCCGGCAATCCGCTGTGGCTGATCGGCGCCGCTGACCAGGCCGCGGCGCGTGACGACTGGGCCACCGCGGCGCAATTCTACGCTCAGGCCAGTGCCTTGGAGCCGAGCAACCTGTACGCGCATGCACGTCTGCTACAGGCGGCGCTGCTGCGTGGCGATCTGGCGGCGGCGTTGGCCGAGCACGATGCCCTGCGCGCGCTGGGCCGCGATACCAACGATCTGTTGCGCTGGGCCTGGGCGCGGCTGGATCTGCCGCCACCCGCGGTGCTCCAGCCGGCAGCGCCGGCGGCGATAGGCCATATCCGGGGCTTCACGCCCACCATGGCGGGCGACCATGAACGCTGGAGCATGCAACGCGCCGAGCTGCGCCTGCAAGCGAGCGGTGCCTGCCACCACCTGGTGCTGGTGCTGCATGGCTACCGCGCGGATCAGCCCGTGCATATCGAGGTAGCCGGACAGCGCGCCGACCTGAGGCTGACGACGACGCCACAGACCTATACCCTCCCGTTGGAGGGCAGCGCCTGTCAACCGGGGCAGCCCCTGATCGTCACGCTGCGCACGCCGACGCAGGTAGTGGACGTGCTCCACCGCCCCTGGCCGGTGGGCGTC